The Pseudofrankia inefficax genome window below encodes:
- a CDS encoding type I polyketide synthase — MTRRPGPTEPELRAWLTREVARLVGTRAESIDPFQPLGELGLASRAAVALAGDLEDLLDMTLPATLVWENPTIAAIAARLAALGSEREDGDVPRVAAVPSGEPVAIVGMGCRLPGGSADPEAFWAFLTAGGDGVRAVPAGRWEHFVAQGSPSAAELAGLGRFGGFLDDVAGFDPGFFGIAPREAELMDPQHRLLLEVVWEALENAGITPDSLRGTPTGVFVGLSLLEYGHLTAADLTRIEAHTSTGAAMSLAANRISYTLDLRGPSIAMDTACSSSLVAVHTACASLRSGESATAIAGGVNLLLAPAVSAAFASAGLLAPDGHCKAFAASADGIVRGEGAGVVVLKRLSDARRDGDRIWAVIRGSAVNSDGRSNGITAPNPRAQEAVLRAAYQAAGVDPAEVDYVEAHGTGTPLGDPIEATALGAVVGAGAGRKADRPLLIGSVKTNLGHLEAAAGITGLIKVALGLTHGVIPASLHFDAPSPHIRFDEAGLRVVTEPHPWPRVAGRPARAGVSGFGFGGTNAHVVLEEWPAGGPSVAEAPTPDDRAADAARTLLLSGADPARIRRQAARLAGWLDEPAGRIARPADVAAVLARRHSYDAPVSAAVVGRTRGELADVLSALAGEADHPAVVAPAPTARRRARADGPGTVWIFSGQGSQWAGMGRRLLATEPDFAAAVDWVEPVLARHTGRSLRAALTGATPFEGLEAIQVVLFGTQVALARLWRSRGLEPAAVLGFSMGEVSAAVVSGALDLDSAARVMATRARLLTSLERDGRGELAMVELTDAEWDALAPDYPDVAVSVYTSPTQRAVGGDPDQLRALCARVEAMGHAVFPMSIPGGAHSRAVDVLLPELTSELSDIAGRQPAVAFYGTTLDDPRARPAFDADYWAANARRPVRFAHALAAAGADGHDTFLEVSPHPIGARAVRQTLGAGRVTVAGTLRRGTDDQVTFRANLARLALAGGDAGARAALDRETGGPGPARRAPEPPTTSWDRRPYWFRPSAEPRPAVADRHPLLGTRVDLPEGDRYLWSAEVGTSDARWLADHTVHGVPVLPGAAHAELALAAATAVLGSPDVVVSDLEIHRIVPLADHTTLTVSLRVTDTGGTVDVHSRTAGPDRWVRCATATVALAGTDLPHGPDAMLGDGEGEPLDLYAAFDAVGQHYGPAFVGVTEARFGGSGTRGVARARVRLPDTATGHPLLRVHPALLDVCLQTLAAAGAGVPQAQDDRAVYLPVGIGRLRVGAAQPREGTCHATLAPLGADATGLVGAVRLVGDDGAVLLEADEIYLRRLQRDDVPVALESMLFEARWEPAELPAPTAGTGRPEDIAWVVVTAGPPPYSLIAQLEARLEAAGGSVVTVALADGPALATALAGQAARGDAGVLFLVPDEPALVDGDDPAAQVAAASALVAGAAALARAVVEASSGRTPRLWIVTRGASVAADGEAGRPGPASLRGLVRVLAFEHPLLRATLVDLDPARDPLPDLLAELAAGTHDDEVAWRGGRRLAARLARAQLTQARAGRPTLVRPEAYLVTGGLGGLGLALAARLAEGGAARLVLGGRRQPSPEVEAALGRLRADGRTDVVVVTGDIARPETAERLVAAATAGGMRLAGVAHAAGLLVDQTVLALDRDSLERVWAPKVTGTWLLHRATEHLDPDWWLVFSSAAGLLGSPGQASYAAANAWLDGFTRWRRATGRPATSIQWGAWSQVGKAAGNANPLLEPLSPAAGLEALEAVLASGRDVTGVTRLSPTRAVALLPEITDVAFFGPLLAEHATQEDTPDGAGEDRWPGAAALRSSDPAAARGLLAARLRSRVAQIMGFPPDRAELVDADAPLTGLGLDSLMAVRLRNAVEADFDVVLPVRLMLQGASLTDVEHHLAAELGLPDLGTGRADAGAERAPGARGYIPPRDATERWLVLLWEEALGRSPIGVADDLAAADRDGDSPGRAGRAVAAAVADRLGPTAPLDQAPPDAARLLAAGTVERMANLLREQLEGNGGNPLRLLRAAGPDEGRAPGGERPLFLFHPAGGPTSVYHALVTRLPAGPAVYGLERLDDLRDVETKADRYLEILREIDPRGPYRLGGWSFGGVLAYEVAQRLVAAGATVEVVAMIDSILPLPVTGDVRGLVVERFRRFAAYVSETYRVDLRLPYEELAALDEDAQVERLGQLLASSEIGMTPGVLEHQRTSYADARIAERYQPRPYAGRVVLFRAASTHQVTATLDPRYGRTDAALGWDALCPDLDVVVVPGDHTSVIDPPAVDLIAGHLGRLLTGDRPAG; from the coding sequence ATGACGCGACGCCCCGGACCGACCGAGCCGGAGCTGCGGGCCTGGCTCACCCGCGAGGTCGCCCGCCTGGTCGGCACGCGGGCCGAGTCGATCGACCCGTTCCAGCCGCTCGGCGAGCTGGGCCTGGCGTCCCGCGCCGCGGTCGCGCTGGCCGGCGACCTCGAGGACCTGCTCGACATGACCCTTCCGGCCACGCTGGTCTGGGAGAACCCGACCATCGCCGCCATCGCCGCGCGGCTGGCGGCGCTCGGCTCCGAGCGCGAGGACGGCGACGTCCCGCGCGTCGCGGCGGTCCCGAGCGGCGAGCCGGTGGCCATCGTCGGCATGGGCTGCCGGCTGCCCGGCGGGTCGGCCGACCCGGAGGCGTTCTGGGCCTTCCTCACCGCCGGCGGCGACGGCGTCCGCGCGGTGCCGGCCGGCCGGTGGGAGCACTTCGTCGCCCAGGGCTCGCCGTCGGCCGCGGAGCTGGCCGGGCTGGGCAGGTTCGGTGGGTTCCTCGACGACGTCGCCGGCTTCGACCCGGGGTTCTTCGGCATCGCGCCGCGCGAGGCCGAGCTGATGGACCCGCAGCACCGGCTGCTGCTGGAGGTCGTCTGGGAGGCGCTGGAGAACGCCGGCATCACCCCGGACTCGCTGCGCGGCACGCCCACCGGGGTGTTCGTCGGCCTGAGCCTCCTGGAGTACGGCCACCTCACGGCCGCGGACCTGACCCGGATCGAGGCCCACACGTCCACCGGCGCGGCGATGTCGCTCGCGGCCAACCGGATCTCCTACACGCTGGACCTGCGCGGCCCGTCGATCGCCATGGACACCGCCTGCTCGTCGTCCCTGGTCGCGGTCCACACGGCCTGCGCGAGCCTGCGGTCCGGCGAGAGCGCCACCGCGATCGCCGGCGGCGTCAACCTGCTGCTCGCCCCGGCCGTCTCCGCCGCGTTCGCCTCGGCCGGCCTGCTGGCGCCGGACGGGCACTGCAAGGCGTTCGCGGCGTCGGCCGACGGGATCGTGCGCGGTGAGGGCGCGGGCGTCGTCGTGCTGAAGCGGCTGTCGGACGCGCGGCGCGACGGCGACCGGATCTGGGCTGTCATCCGCGGTTCGGCGGTGAACTCCGACGGGCGCTCGAACGGGATCACCGCGCCGAACCCGCGGGCGCAGGAGGCCGTCCTGCGCGCGGCCTACCAGGCGGCCGGCGTCGACCCGGCCGAGGTCGACTACGTCGAGGCGCACGGGACGGGCACCCCGCTCGGCGACCCGATCGAGGCCACCGCCCTGGGCGCCGTCGTCGGAGCGGGCGCGGGCCGCAAGGCCGACCGCCCGCTGCTGATCGGGTCGGTCAAGACCAACCTCGGGCACCTGGAGGCCGCGGCCGGCATCACCGGCCTGATCAAGGTCGCGCTCGGCCTGACGCACGGCGTGATCCCCGCCAGCCTCCATTTCGACGCGCCGAGCCCGCACATCCGCTTCGACGAGGCGGGGCTGCGGGTCGTCACCGAGCCCCACCCCTGGCCCCGCGTCGCCGGGCGCCCGGCCCGTGCCGGCGTCTCCGGCTTCGGCTTCGGCGGGACCAACGCCCACGTCGTCCTGGAGGAGTGGCCCGCCGGCGGGCCGAGCGTCGCCGAGGCCCCGACACCGGACGACCGGGCGGCGGACGCGGCCAGGACCCTCCTGCTGTCCGGCGCCGACCCGGCCAGGATCCGGCGGCAGGCCGCCCGGCTCGCCGGCTGGCTCGACGAGCCGGCCGGGCGGATCGCGCGCCCCGCCGACGTCGCCGCGGTCCTCGCGCGCCGGCACTCCTACGACGCGCCGGTGAGCGCCGCCGTCGTCGGCCGGACCCGCGGCGAGCTGGCCGACGTCCTCTCCGCGCTCGCCGGGGAGGCCGACCACCCGGCCGTCGTCGCCCCGGCGCCGACGGCGCGGCGGCGGGCACGCGCCGACGGGCCGGGCACCGTCTGGATCTTCTCGGGCCAGGGCTCGCAGTGGGCCGGCATGGGTCGGCGGCTGCTCGCGACCGAACCCGACTTCGCCGCCGCCGTCGACTGGGTCGAACCCGTCCTGGCCCGCCACACGGGCCGCTCGCTGCGGGCCGCCCTGACCGGAGCGACCCCGTTCGAGGGGCTCGAGGCCATCCAGGTGGTGCTGTTCGGGACGCAGGTCGCCCTGGCCAGGCTGTGGCGCTCACGCGGACTGGAGCCCGCGGCCGTTCTCGGGTTCTCGATGGGCGAGGTCTCGGCGGCGGTCGTGTCGGGCGCGCTCGACCTCGACAGCGCCGCCCGGGTCATGGCGACCCGGGCCAGGCTGCTCACGTCGCTGGAACGGGACGGCCGCGGCGAGCTGGCCATGGTCGAGCTGACCGACGCCGAGTGGGACGCGCTCGCGCCCGACTACCCGGACGTCGCGGTCAGCGTCTACACCAGCCCCACGCAGCGTGCCGTCGGCGGCGACCCGGACCAGCTGCGCGCGCTGTGCGCCCGGGTCGAGGCGATGGGTCACGCCGTGTTCCCGATGAGCATTCCCGGCGGGGCGCACTCCAGGGCGGTCGACGTCCTGCTCCCCGAGCTGACCAGCGAGCTGTCCGACATCGCCGGGCGGCAGCCGGCCGTGGCCTTCTACGGCACCACCCTGGACGACCCGCGCGCGCGGCCCGCCTTCGACGCCGACTACTGGGCGGCGAACGCCCGCCGGCCGGTCCGCTTCGCCCATGCCCTGGCCGCCGCCGGCGCGGACGGCCACGACACGTTCCTGGAGGTCTCGCCGCACCCGATCGGGGCGCGCGCGGTGCGCCAGACCCTCGGCGCCGGGCGGGTGACCGTCGCCGGAACGCTGCGCCGCGGGACCGACGACCAGGTGACGTTCCGGGCCAATCTGGCCCGGCTCGCCCTGGCCGGCGGCGACGCCGGGGCCCGGGCCGCGCTCGACCGTGAGACCGGCGGCCCCGGCCCGGCACGGCGGGCACCCGAGCCGCCCACGACCTCCTGGGACCGCCGGCCCTACTGGTTCCGCCCGAGCGCCGAGCCGCGGCCGGCCGTGGCCGACCGCCATCCGCTGCTCGGCACCCGGGTCGACCTGCCCGAGGGCGACCGGTACCTGTGGAGCGCCGAGGTCGGGACCAGCGACGCGCGCTGGCTCGCCGACCACACGGTCCACGGGGTTCCCGTGCTGCCGGGCGCGGCGCACGCCGAGCTCGCCCTGGCGGCGGCCACCGCGGTCCTCGGCTCGCCCGACGTCGTCGTCAGCGACCTGGAGATCCACCGGATCGTGCCGCTGGCCGACCACACGACGCTCACCGTCTCGCTGCGCGTGACCGACACGGGTGGCACGGTCGACGTCCACAGCAGGACGGCCGGGCCGGACCGCTGGGTCCGCTGCGCGACGGCGACGGTCGCGCTGGCCGGGACCGATCTCCCCCACGGTCCTGACGCGATGCTGGGCGACGGCGAGGGTGAGCCGCTCGACCTCTACGCGGCGTTCGACGCGGTCGGGCAGCACTACGGCCCCGCGTTCGTCGGCGTGACCGAGGCGCGGTTCGGCGGATCGGGCACCCGGGGTGTGGCCCGCGCCCGGGTGCGACTGCCCGACACGGCGACCGGGCATCCGCTGCTGCGCGTGCACCCGGCGCTGCTCGACGTGTGCCTCCAGACGCTCGCCGCGGCCGGCGCGGGCGTCCCGCAGGCGCAGGACGACCGCGCGGTCTACCTGCCGGTGGGCATCGGCCGGCTGCGCGTCGGCGCGGCCCAGCCCCGGGAGGGAACCTGTCACGCGACGCTCGCGCCGCTCGGCGCGGACGCGACCGGCCTGGTCGGCGCGGTCCGCCTCGTCGGCGACGACGGCGCCGTCCTGCTGGAGGCCGACGAGATCTACCTGCGGCGGCTGCAGCGCGACGACGTGCCGGTCGCGCTGGAGTCCATGCTGTTCGAGGCCCGCTGGGAGCCGGCGGAACTCCCGGCGCCGACGGCCGGTACGGGTCGGCCCGAGGACATCGCGTGGGTCGTGGTGACGGCGGGGCCGCCGCCCTACAGCCTGATCGCCCAGCTGGAGGCCCGGCTGGAGGCAGCCGGGGGCTCCGTCGTCACCGTCGCGCTGGCTGACGGTCCGGCCCTCGCCACGGCGCTGGCCGGACAGGCGGCCCGCGGCGACGCCGGGGTGCTGTTCCTCGTCCCCGATGAGCCCGCGCTGGTCGACGGGGACGACCCGGCCGCGCAGGTAGCAGCGGCGTCCGCGCTGGTCGCCGGGGCGGCCGCGCTGGCCCGCGCGGTGGTGGAGGCCTCGTCCGGGCGGACGCCACGCCTGTGGATCGTCACCCGGGGCGCGTCGGTGGCCGCCGACGGCGAGGCCGGTCGGCCGGGCCCGGCGTCGCTGCGCGGGCTGGTGCGGGTGCTCGCGTTCGAGCATCCGCTGCTGCGGGCGACGCTGGTCGACCTGGACCCGGCCCGCGACCCGCTGCCCGACCTGCTGGCCGAGCTGGCCGCCGGCACCCACGACGACGAGGTCGCCTGGCGGGGTGGCCGCCGGCTGGCGGCCCGGCTCGCCCGCGCCCAGCTCACGCAGGCTCGGGCGGGGCGGCCGACCCTCGTGCGTCCGGAGGCCTACCTGGTGACCGGCGGCCTCGGCGGACTCGGTCTCGCGCTGGCCGCCCGGCTGGCCGAGGGCGGCGCCGCCCGCCTCGTTCTCGGCGGCCGGCGCCAGCCGTCCCCCGAGGTCGAGGCGGCGCTCGGGCGGCTGCGGGCCGACGGGCGCACGGACGTCGTGGTCGTCACCGGCGACATCGCGCGACCGGAAACGGCGGAGCGCCTCGTCGCCGCGGCGACCGCCGGTGGGATGCGGCTCGCTGGCGTCGCCCACGCGGCCGGGCTGCTGGTCGACCAGACTGTTCTGGCCCTCGACCGCGACAGCCTGGAGCGGGTCTGGGCCCCCAAGGTCACCGGCACCTGGCTGCTGCACCGGGCGACCGAGCACCTCGACCCCGACTGGTGGCTGGTCTTCTCGTCCGCCGCCGGCCTGCTGGGCTCCCCTGGGCAGGCGTCCTACGCGGCGGCCAATGCCTGGCTGGACGGGTTCACCCGGTGGCGGCGCGCGACCGGACGGCCGGCGACGAGCATCCAGTGGGGCGCCTGGTCCCAGGTCGGCAAGGCCGCCGGGAACGCGAACCCGCTGCTGGAGCCGCTGTCGCCGGCCGCCGGCCTGGAGGCTCTGGAGGCCGTCCTCGCCTCCGGCCGGGACGTCACCGGCGTCACCCGGCTGTCGCCCACCCGCGCCGTCGCGCTGCTGCCCGAGATCACGGACGTCGCCTTCTTCGGCCCGCTGCTGGCCGAGCACGCCACCCAGGAAGACACGCCCGACGGCGCCGGCGAGGACCGCTGGCCCGGCGCGGCCGCCCTGCGCTCGTCGGACCCGGCAGCGGCCCGCGGCCTACTGGCGGCCAGGCTGCGCTCCCGGGTCGCCCAGATCATGGGCTTCCCGCCGGACCGGGCCGAGCTCGTCGACGCGGACGCCCCGCTGACCGGGCTCGGCCTCGACTCGCTGATGGCGGTCCGGCTGCGCAACGCGGTGGAGGCCGACTTCGACGTCGTGCTGCCGGTGCGCCTGATGCTGCAGGGCGCGAGCCTGACCGACGTCGAACACCACCTCGCCGCCGAGCTGGGCCTGCCCGACCTCGGCACCGGCCGGGCCGACGCCGGCGCCGAGCGGGCGCCCGGCGCCCGTGGGTACATCCCGCCCCGCGACGCGACCGAACGGTGGCTGGTGCTCCTCTGGGAGGAGGCCCTGGGCCGCTCCCCCATCGGCGTGGCCGACGACCTGGCCGCCGCCGACCGAGACGGCGACTCGCCCGGCCGGGCCGGCCGGGCGGTCGCGGCCGCCGTGGCCGACCGGCTCGGGCCCACGGCCCCGCTGGACCAGGCGCCGCCGGACGCGGCCCGGCTGCTCGCGGCGGGCACCGTCGAGCGGATGGCGAACCTGCTGCGCGAACAGCTGGAGGGCAACGGCGGGAACCCGCTGCGCCTGCTGCGCGCCGCCGGACCCGACGAGGGCCGGGCGCCCGGCGGCGAGCGGCCGCTGTTCCTGTTCCACCCGGCCGGCGGGCCGACCAGCGTCTACCACGCGCTCGTCACGCGGCTGCCGGCCGGGCCGGCGGTGTACGGCCTCGAACGGCTCGACGACCTGCGGGACGTCGAGACCAAGGCGGACCGCTACCTGGAGATCCTCCGCGAGATCGACCCGCGGGGCCCCTACCGGCTGGGCGGCTGGTCGTTCGGCGGGGTGCTCGCCTACGAGGTCGCGCAGCGGCTGGTCGCGGCCGGGGCGACCGTCGAGGTCGTCGCCATGATCGACTCGATTCTCCCGCTGCCCGTCACCGGAGACGTCCGGGGGCTGGTGGTCGAGCGGTTCCGCCGGTTCGCCGCCTACGTGAGCGAGACCTACCGGGTCGACCTGCGCCTGCCCTACGAGGAGCTGGCCGCCCTGGACGAGGACGCCCAGGTGGAGCGGCTCGGCCAGCTGCTCGCGTCCTCGGAGATCGGGATGACGCCGGGGGTGCTGGAGCACCAGCGCACCTCCTACGCGGACGCGCGGATCGCCGAGCGTTACCAGCCACGCCCGTACGCCGGCCGGGTCGTGCTGTTCCGCGCGGCGTCCACCCACCAGGTGACGGCCACGCTGGACCCGCGCTACGGGCGCACCGACGCGGCGCTGGGCTGGGACGCCCTCTGCCCGGACCTGGACGTCGTCGTGGTCCCCGGCGACCACACCTCGGTCATCGACCCCCCTGCTGTGGACCTCATCGCCGGCCACCTAGGCCGGCTCCTGACCGGCGACCGGCCGGCCGGCTAA
- a CDS encoding fatty acyl-AMP ligase, producing the protein MAPSGGRATGDAFTSVPLPEQLAARAQGEPDRVALTFVDYAVDRAGAATSLTYAQLFERVCAFSTRIAARQERGSRLAISAPQGLDYVVAFLGALRAGIVAVPLFPPDLPGHSGRLDAVFRDCEPAAVATTRAALPAVREFLAGQDRPIDVVVIDDAAGDGAAPGTAEPVGRVPDALDADDVAYLQYTSGSTRSPAGVLISHRNIAVNAAQAAAAYSQGRGPGLTLVSWLPLFHDMGLVLVVGGCVAGGYPAVFMDPVAFLARPVRWLRLLSSSPGAVTSGPNFAFDFCASRVSPEDAAGLWLGDVAAIGNGAEPVQAGTIDRFVRRFAPQGLRREVIRPAYGLAEATVYVCGSTDGTPARVLRVDQERLGAGELVVLAGDADRDAPPGETHTLVSCGHPVGQRLAIVDPATSRVLPDGRVGEIWVHGPNVAQGYWGNPELSATTFGQWLAPGGPAAPAHGGGVVERADGLPVGPWLRTGDLGVLAGGELFVTGRLKDVIVIDGRNHYPQDVEAAVEAVHDALGRHRTAAFSVPSDDGERVVVVAEISRRALDGGWDPTTVTQAVRRAVSDRHGLAVHDVVLTRPGSVPRTTSGKIARRASRQRYLAGGFARVGNPS; encoded by the coding sequence ATGGCTCCAAGCGGCGGCCGGGCGACCGGGGACGCGTTCACGTCCGTCCCGCTGCCCGAACAGCTGGCCGCACGCGCTCAGGGCGAGCCTGACCGGGTCGCCCTCACCTTCGTCGACTACGCCGTCGACCGGGCCGGCGCCGCCACGTCGCTGACCTACGCCCAGCTGTTCGAGCGGGTGTGCGCGTTCTCGACCCGGATCGCGGCCCGCCAGGAGCGGGGCTCCCGGCTGGCGATCAGCGCCCCCCAGGGGCTCGACTACGTGGTGGCGTTCCTCGGCGCGCTGCGCGCCGGCATCGTCGCCGTTCCCCTGTTCCCACCCGATCTGCCCGGGCATTCCGGCCGGCTGGACGCCGTCTTCCGCGACTGCGAGCCGGCGGCCGTCGCCACCACCCGGGCAGCGTTGCCGGCCGTGCGGGAGTTCCTGGCGGGGCAGGACCGGCCCATCGACGTCGTGGTCATCGACGACGCGGCGGGCGACGGCGCGGCCCCGGGAACCGCCGAGCCGGTGGGCCGCGTACCGGACGCGCTCGACGCGGACGACGTCGCCTACCTGCAGTACACCTCCGGCTCCACCCGGTCGCCGGCCGGGGTGCTGATCTCGCACCGCAACATCGCCGTCAACGCCGCCCAGGCCGCGGCCGCCTACAGCCAGGGCCGTGGCCCGGGGCTGACCCTGGTCAGCTGGCTCCCGCTGTTCCACGACATGGGCCTGGTCCTCGTCGTCGGTGGCTGTGTCGCCGGTGGCTACCCGGCCGTGTTCATGGACCCGGTCGCCTTCCTCGCCAGGCCGGTCCGGTGGCTGCGGCTGCTGTCGTCGAGCCCTGGCGCCGTGACGTCCGGCCCGAACTTCGCCTTCGACTTCTGTGCCAGCCGGGTCTCACCCGAGGACGCCGCCGGCCTGTGGCTGGGCGACGTCGCCGCGATCGGCAACGGCGCGGAGCCCGTCCAGGCAGGCACCATCGACCGCTTCGTCCGCAGGTTCGCCCCCCAGGGACTGCGCCGGGAGGTCATCCGGCCGGCCTACGGCCTCGCGGAGGCGACGGTGTACGTCTGTGGGTCCACCGACGGGACCCCGGCCCGGGTCCTGCGGGTCGACCAGGAACGGCTCGGTGCGGGTGAGCTGGTGGTACTGGCCGGGGACGCCGACCGCGACGCGCCCCCGGGCGAGACCCACACCCTGGTCTCCTGCGGCCACCCGGTCGGGCAGCGGCTCGCGATCGTCGATCCCGCGACGTCCCGGGTGCTGCCGGACGGAAGGGTCGGCGAGATCTGGGTCCACGGCCCCAACGTCGCGCAGGGGTACTGGGGCAACCCGGAGCTGTCCGCGACGACGTTCGGGCAGTGGCTCGCGCCGGGCGGCCCCGCGGCGCCCGCTCACGGTGGCGGCGTGGTCGAGCGGGCCGACGGCCTGCCCGTCGGCCCCTGGCTGCGCACCGGTGACCTGGGCGTCCTCGCCGGCGGCGAGCTGTTCGTCACCGGCCGGCTGAAGGACGTGATCGTCATCGACGGCCGCAACCACTACCCGCAGGACGTGGAGGCGGCCGTCGAGGCCGTCCACGACGCGCTGGGCCGCCACCGCACGGCGGCCTTCTCCGTGCCGAGCGACGACGGCGAGCGGGTCGTCGTCGTCGCGGAGATCTCCCGGCGCGCGCTCGACGGAGGGTGGGACCCGACCACCGTCACGCAGGCGGTCCGCCGGGCCGTCTCCGACCGCCACGGCCTCGCCGTCCACGACGTCGTGCTCACCCGGCCCGGCTCCGTCCCGCGCACCACCAGCGGGAAGATCGCGCGCCGCGCGAGCCGGCAGCGCTACCTGGCCGGCGGGTTCGCCCGGGTGGGGAACCCATCATGA
- a CDS encoding MaoC family dehydratase N-terminal domain-containing protein, producing the protein MTHLETLVTPELEAQKGVWIDEEVSYPISASDIRKWAIAVYWDETPPRIYWDEEYARSTRWGGIIAPEDFNPFAWSMTRPVMMGAVPGQEVKKGENTLNGGMTEKFGVKMRPGDVITTRSQLTHWEERQGRNGLTLYLYVLTEWTNQHDELVKTRVRTTIRY; encoded by the coding sequence ATGACGCACCTCGAGACGCTGGTAACGCCTGAACTTGAGGCCCAGAAGGGCGTGTGGATCGACGAAGAGGTCTCCTACCCGATCTCCGCCTCGGACATCCGCAAGTGGGCCATCGCGGTGTACTGGGACGAGACGCCGCCGCGGATCTACTGGGACGAGGAGTACGCGAGGTCGACCCGATGGGGCGGGATCATCGCCCCGGAGGACTTCAACCCGTTCGCCTGGTCCATGACCAGGCCGGTCATGATGGGCGCCGTTCCTGGCCAGGAGGTCAAGAAGGGCGAGAACACCCTCAACGGCGGGATGACCGAGAAGTTCGGCGTGAAGATGCGGCCCGGCGACGTCATCACCACCCGGTCCCAGCTGACCCACTGGGAGGAACGCCAGGGGCGCAACGGCCTCACCCTCTACCTGTACGTCCTGACCGAATGGACGAACCAGCACGACGAGCTCGTCAAGACCCGAGTGCGGACGACGATCCGCTACTAG
- a CDS encoding CocE/NonD family hydrolase has product MGAVAASAIAASLAVVLDTAVARADVTPFGHACTAQNGVRFCPTADLGGRVASWDGTPLDVDVTLPATGSGPFPTIVIMHGLGEDKTAFEDTSATGSQALTYHYNTNYYAQRGYAVVTPTARGFGNSCGSASKTSAGCAAGWVHLDDARYEARDIQQLLGTLVDEGVADPSALGVTGISYGGGTAAQLAFLNNRIELPSGGFAPWTSPAGAPLHIAASYPRWGWADLATALVPNGRATDTAPPSYAADTSPVGVSKLSYTSFLYLITDLLGQVAPAGTDPGADLTTWYKTLLAGEPYSGSAVTGLVEALKYKGTTGIPGAPTPMLIENGWTDNLFGAQQGLALFNQARAASPSADVSLQLADTGHPGASNRSDVVDRLVDAGSAFFDAKLRGTGTGPAPGSVALSPMSCPAGSATPAPITAASWGAAHPGTLSFSLTLPQSTTSSGLNYLGQVGQDPVIGILPGTVGDVLTGLVNGTVDPSSLLSILGGGGSSQFGSLFSQALQTSNPCATSPALIQPNSIVVLGPALTHADTLAGMPQVTASIQHTGPDGQLDARLWDVSPTGTQILVSRGLYRVTANQSGTIGFQLDGNAYTFAAGHRPKLELLSSDGPYARPSNGISTTFALTVTAKLPIVQTAP; this is encoded by the coding sequence ATGGGAGCGGTTGCCGCGAGCGCGATCGCGGCGAGCCTGGCCGTCGTGCTGGACACGGCCGTGGCCCGTGCGGACGTGACGCCGTTCGGGCACGCCTGCACGGCGCAGAACGGGGTGCGTTTCTGCCCGACCGCCGACCTGGGCGGGCGAGTCGCGTCCTGGGACGGCACTCCGCTGGACGTTGACGTGACGCTCCCGGCCACCGGGTCCGGGCCGTTCCCCACGATCGTGATCATGCACGGCCTGGGTGAGGACAAGACCGCGTTCGAGGACACCTCCGCGACCGGCTCGCAGGCCCTGACCTACCACTACAACACCAACTACTACGCCCAGCGTGGCTACGCGGTGGTGACCCCGACGGCCCGCGGCTTCGGCAACTCCTGCGGCTCGGCGTCCAAGACCAGCGCCGGCTGCGCCGCCGGATGGGTGCACCTGGACGACGCCCGCTACGAGGCACGCGACATCCAGCAACTGCTGGGAACCCTCGTCGACGAGGGCGTCGCCGACCCGTCGGCCCTCGGCGTCACCGGCATCTCGTACGGCGGTGGCACCGCGGCCCAGCTCGCGTTCCTGAACAACCGGATCGAGCTGCCCAGCGGCGGCTTCGCCCCGTGGACGAGCCCGGCGGGCGCGCCCCTGCACATCGCCGCGTCCTACCCGCGCTGGGGCTGGGCCGACCTGGCCACCGCGCTGGTCCCGAACGGCCGCGCCACCGACACCGCCCCGCCGAGCTACGCGGCCGACACCTCCCCGGTGGGCGTGTCGAAGCTGTCCTACACGAGCTTCCTCTACCTGATCACCGACCTGCTCGGCCAGGTCGCGCCCGCCGGCACGGATCCCGGCGCCGACCTGACGACCTGGTACAAGACGCTGCTCGCCGGCGAGCCGTACTCCGGCAGCGCCGTCACCGGCCTCGTCGAGGCGCTGAAGTACAAGGGCACGACGGGCATCCCCGGCGCGCCGACGCCGATGCTGATCGAGAACGGCTGGACGGACAACCTGTTCGGTGCCCAGCAGGGCCTGGCCCTGTTCAACCAGGCCCGGGCGGCCAGCCCGAGCGCGGACGTGTCGCTGCAGCTCGCCGACACCGGGCACCCGGGCGCGAGCAACCGCTCGGACGTGGTGGACCGGCTGGTCGACGCCGGCTCGGCGTTCTTCGACGCCAAGCTGCGCGGGACCGGCACCGGGCCGGCACCCGGCTCGGTGGCACTGTCACCGATGTCCTGCCCCGCCGGCAGCGCCACCCCGGCGCCGATCACCGCGGCCTCCTGGGGCGCCGCGCACCCCGGCACGCTCAGCTTCAGCCTGACCCTGCCGCAGTCGACGACCTCCAGCGGCCTGAACTACCTCGGCCAGGTCGGCCAGGACCCGGTGATCGGCATCCTGCCGGGCACCGTCGGTGACGTCCTCACCGGCCTCGTCAACGGCACCGTCGACCCGTCCAGCCTGCTGTCCATCCTGGGCGGCGGCGGCAGCTCCCAGTTCGGCTCGCTGTTCTCGCAGGCCCTGCAGACCTCGAACCCCTGCGCCACCTCGCCGGCCCTGATCCAGCCGAACAGCATCGTCGTCCTCGGGCCCGCTCTCACGCACGCGGACACCCTGGCCGGCATGCCCCAGGTCACCGCGTCCATCCAGCACACCGGCCCGGATGGCCAGCTGGACGCCCGGCTGTGGGACGTCAGCCCCACCGGGACCCAGATCCTCGTCAGCCGCGGTCTTTACCGGGTGACGGCCAACCAGTCGGGCACCATCGGTTTCCAGCTGGACGGCAATGCCTATACCTTCGCTGCCGGGCACCGTCCCAAGCTGGAGCTGCTCTCCTCCGACGGCCCGTATGCCCGGCCCAGCAACGGCATCAGCACGACGTTCGCCCTGACCGTCACCGCCAAGCTCCCGATCGTCCAGACAGCACCCTGA